In the genome of Arachis hypogaea cultivar Tifrunner chromosome 9, arahy.Tifrunner.gnm2.J5K5, whole genome shotgun sequence, the window GGATACATCAGCAATAAATTcatcaacaatatatatatatatatatatatatatatatatatatatatatatatatatatatatatatacctctaAAGTTGAAATTGAAAATCGATTTTGGAATAATATTATACATCCAAGTCTTTTTATGAATCAAgtataatcaaattaaataataagacttaaaataatactagtcataactgatttttgttatgttaGACTAACTTGATTGAATttggttaataaaaaaaatttattagataacCAATCGtttttagtcaatttttttaaaaaatattttatttatcttaattttaaaattgattaatatgactaattaaaaattaattttttatatttttatttatttaatatcctataataataataatagaaagggaaagtatgaggagtcaatagaatatttgtataatgtgtacaatggaagttTATGGAGTatcaaaaatataatcattagtgttactttttttCATCAACTAAAACTTTTGAGATGAGTGATATCATGACATTGTATTAGAATATTAGATCTCAATGGTTGAGAGTTCTTTGGTGAATCTCAAAATCGATCCTAATAGAAAATGGTGCCCTATAGTATGAGAAACCTGAGTAAATAGCCAGCTAATCTGTAAGTAATTTGTATCATTGATCCAGAAATAGAATTATGAAAATTCTCGGGTTGTTTCAAACTTTCAATACATGACTATGTCATATTGAAAGATAAACGGATAGAAATATATAAATTAAGTTCACAGTTCACTAATTTACCCAATGAAAAGTACATTGGTGAAATTCGCTTGAGTTTTGGAATTTGGGATAGGCAAGTTTTATCAACAAAGTCCGGGTTCAAATAGAATTAGGTCTCCTCGCTaagtgttttttttaattttaagatagAAACACTTGAACTCAATGTGATTTGAATTATAGTCTCATTTAAGTGTTTATCCttaaccaaattaaaaaaaaaagacaaacttTTACAGTaacattaatattaattaataaatgttaatattatattatattagtccCCAAATTGAGTTAATTCGGGCTTGGATCAGTTCATAGGTTGCTTTCGGGTCGGGGTTTAAGCGAACGAGATCGGCAGAAGAAGGTTTGGTGGACGTGGTGATTCCCATCTGCGACTTGGGACTCACTTGATTGCtgcatcttcatcttcatcttcatcttcatcatcgtcatcatcaacaATGTCACTTCTTAATCAGCTCTTTAACAGAGGTGTTTTCGCCACTCGCTGGTGATTTCCCCCACTTCTCTCGCCTTTTACTGACTGATTCTGTTCTTCAAAGATCAAATTTTGACATATATCCATGCTTTATACTCGATTTGAGTATTGAGATTCGCCCCCTCTTTCCTTTGTATATCTGTAAATCGTGCATTACAGTTTATCAAATTCAGATTATAATAAACATTCAGGGCTGGTAGTTGGATTTGAGTGGATGCTTTTGCAATTTATTATATGGATACTCTTCATTCTGTAACAACCCTAAACACGATGCTTGTTGATCTTGGTAATCTGTAGTAAAACATGTCTTACCCTGTCGATCTCGCGCATTAAGATGCTGCAAAACAAGAGAGATGCGCAACTGAAGCAAATGCGCAAGGAGATTTCCCAATTCTTGCAGGCTGGCCAAGAGGCAATTGCTAGAATTCGGGTAATTGTTCAGTGTTTCATAACGcttgttaattttatttctatcttAGCTCACTCTGCATTTTCTTTGCTGTTTGTTTGATTGCATTGATTTAAATAGGTGGAGCATATCATTCGAGAACAAAATATATGGGAGGCATATGAAATTTTAGAGTTATTCTGTGAATTTGTTCTTGCTCGTGTACCTATAATTGAGAGCCAGAAGTAAGTCCATACAAATCTAAGTATTTGTGCTTATTGGACGGTGTGTTTTCTTTTTAGTTAGCTTACATGAAGTTAGTTTAAACTATAATCATACATGAAGATAAGTGCTCATGGATATTTTTTCTTTGATATCTGAAAATCTCTACATAACAGGGAGTGCCCACCAGAATTGCGAGAAGCCATTGCTAGTTTAATTTTTGCTGCCCCTAGATGTTCAGATGTGCCAGACTTATTGCACGTCAAGAACTTATTCACCTCTAAATATGGAAAGGAGTTTGTATCTGCAGTATCCGAACTTCGTCCTGATTCTGGCGTGAACCGCATGGTGAAATATTTTCAGTTTTCGTTTCTTGATAGTGAACATATATCGGTTATATTGGAGTATTAGCTGTTGCTTAATATCATCATTCGATTTGTTCTCTTGATATTATTATTTCAGATAATTGAGAAGCTCTCTGTTAGTGCTCCACCTGGAGAAGTAAAGCTCAAGGTCTTGAGGGATATTGCTAAAGAATATAACATAACATGGGATTCTTCTAAAACTGAGGCAGAATTTAGGAAAAATCATGAAGATCTCCTGGTAGTGTTATCATTGGAGCTCccaattattttgttattttgttgttgtttattgTTTTAATACTAGTGTCATTAATGGTGAATAGCATTTATATGACGATTAAGCTGTCACTTGTTTACCTTTGTCCACAACTGACTCCAAAATTTATTGCAAATTTCCTTCTAACCTTGGGAGAGCACTTGGTTCTTCGTGAATAATTCTGGAAGGAGAATTAAGAAGTTACTCTTGCTGTTGAGAGTACTTTCCTGAATTCTTTCCATGCATTTGTTGTGTTTTTGATATTAATATGTTTCATTTAGGGTTTTTCATTTGCTGGGTTTTTGTTTCATTTCTGCGTTTTCTTCATTTTTGTTTATGGTTTTCTTCTAGGGTGGAGCAAAACATGTTGATATTGGATCTGCCGTTTCTCATACTCCTAGGAAAAAAGGAACTAGTAATTCATCATCTTCTAATACAGAATATTCCATCAAGTCCATGCGTAACAAGCAAGAACAAAAACACCTTGAAGCTCCTAGGCCTTCTACCAATGATTATTGGATGAATACGAATGAAATTGAACAGTCCCTCAACTATACTAAGGCTCCCACTACCGATGCCAAAAGAGAGACAAGGCTGCAGTCCTCTGATGTATTGGAGAAGGCTCAAGCGGCCATTGCTTATGCAGAGCGTGCATCCACTGCTGCTCGTGCTGCGGCTGCACTAGTTAACAATGATTTTGGCTCACTAAAGCTGGATGGTAAATCTTCATAGTTCAAAACGAATGAACATTGTCAGAGATCTTAAAGCCAGAACAACTTTATATCGAAATGCCAACGAGGAGAGATGTTCCTCCTTGTGGTTATAAGGTTAGTTATTCTATATTGTACATCTAAGATTTGTAAATGTATACATTGTAATAGAATGGAATACACAGCTTGCTTGAATCCATCCTGATTCTTTGCTACTGCAAATGTGCATAAGATGATTTTATTGATACCATGTAATTTTGAACAGCAGTTTTATGTTGGCAATAAGTGTGCGCATTTATGAGCTGTAGAATAAACAAAAGCGTGAGAAATTGTAGTGGTTATATTGAGCCTGAGATGGTGCAGGTGTAATAACAGTACAACACCACCATATGTATTTGGTAATCGGTATGAATCTTGAAGAAGACGAGTGAAAGCTAAATTCCTGAGATGAGACTGTTATCAATCACCAATGCAGCTACTTTTCTCCTTCCATGGAACAAGATGGGCCCAACTAGTAGgtcagaaaataaaaaaggaaatacAGTGAACTGGCTCTAAAGATAGGCCCAAAAATACATTGCTTTAACCAGCAATCCAgtcaacttaaaaaaaatatcaacggATCAATATTTTGGCTTTTAAGTTTAGAAAATATTAAGAAcactatttttaataaaaaaataatgaaaagctCGTTAATGTTGTTGGCTCAGATATAAGACCAATATAAGAAAAAATGTTcaaatttatttgttttcatCATTATCTTTTACTAATATTAAAAGGAATAACCCCTTGGTACTAAGAAATTTTATAAGGATAGGTTTTTAAACATACTAGAAGCAATTGGTGTTTTTCCTCAtgtatttctttaaattttcatgcAGATTTTATTGAAATTGCATTTTTATAGGGTAGtttctatttaattttctttttctctggaCTTAATGCCCCATTTTCTATCCAAAAAAAACATAGCAACTTTAAATTGAGAATGAGAGAAATTGgtgcacaaaaaaaaattgaaaaaaaggaaAGTATATGTATAAAATAAAGTTAAGTGATGGGAAGTTGTGATTTGGTAgaaaagaagaggagaagaaagggGGTGGCATGATTGGGTAAGAGAGGCACCAAAAGAGGAGAGGTGGCAGGAGCAGAGAGTCAGAAGAACCAAAACATTCTTGTTGGCATTCCCGAACAGCATTGAGCTAGCCAGCATCACCCTATTGACCACACAATGCAACCAAGCTAAAAGGGTGagcccttctctctctctctttctcaggCTGAACCCTAGGGCTCCCTACATACTAGCTTTCACATAATTAAGAGCACCCTATATAATATACATGTATGTAGCCCCCTTTACATGCTACTACCACACCTCTACCTATCTATGTATCTATATCtatctacatcatcatcatcatgatccCATCCAGTTTATACACTTAGCCGCAGAGATTTCTCTCAGCAGGCACCAAGATATTCATTTTTATacttttcttatttattatttattatatgtatgTAATGCAACTATGCACTCTCGTCTCATCATCATCAGATTCAGTCACCAGCTACCTAGCTCATAAATCACAATTATGAAGCACaaccctctctcttctctcatctGATGCAATTCTCCAATATTACACATATGCATGAAACTTCATCAGCAAACAGTTCTGTGAGAGAGCCACACTTATAGCCGTACAGTTATATATTCATTCAatagtgtgtgtgtgagagagagagagtacagTGCGTGTTTGTGTGTGACAAAGATGTAACGTTGGGTAGCAGGGAGGGGAACTAATAATAAGGACAGAAGTGAACAAGACCGGACCagtaaaacaaaaggaaaatgggataaTGGTATGCCATGAATGACACTACTTTCACTATGACCAAATGCGAAGAAACAAGTTAATTAGGGATAGATAACATACTTTTATTTGCATTGCATTCCTAGCATATCTTAACATGGACCTTATCTGCTTTTCGGTATAATGGAATAAAAacgtaaaaattattattattattattaaacttgTAAATAATGTGTATATTgtatatgcttttttttttacttatttatcaCTGTTtttataactaattattaaactatcactgttttttttttatcatttactagACCAAATTATTCTTGTTATATATTACactttttttttggtatattacataatcatatattatatttactaattaatatatataatctaaaatatttaattaaataatttttatatttatttaatttttattttctgttactcttttttaaattaattatatttttaattatataaaattattaaaataaacattaaattctattatttataaagagtgaatataaaataacatttaattgaatattttaatttagattacaTATATTAATTGGGAAATATAATATATGATTATGTAATGtatttaataaaaacataatatataataagtAGTAGTTTGGTCTACTAGTACTCAAGTTGTTCTCTATTCTTCAAATTCTGTATTTAAATTCCATCcatagagaaaaaaaaactatattgtatataattcttttaattttttaatttaaaaaaattcatttttatccTTCATTTAAAGTTATAATGCATAGATTttgatattataatattattacatttgcatatataagttttctttttccatttattTACGAAGAATTATGATACGTTGCCCCTCTCCGTGGTCCTTCTTCACTTTTCATGTCCTTTATAATTTGTTTAGCTTGCTCGCACTCTCATCCAACCCATACAATTTCAACACctaataattcacttttcatgtccTTCTTCACTTTTCATGTCCATTCATTCATTCTCACCCACCTAATAATTCAAACACCAAATACATATATTTAGAATAAATTACCGTTTGTACTCATAAAAGATATAGAAACTAAAAAATATACTTATATAAGAATAAAAGAACAATTGTAACTATAAAAGATGGTCTTTGTATCCATTATGATACTTTTAGCACACAAAAATCATCTTTTGTTATTACAATTGTTATTTTATTCGTATATAGATACATTTATCAGCGTTCTGTATCttttatgaatataaattataatttattctatatatttattaaaaagtttTTAAGTATACCCATAAACTGATGTTTCAGTAATTTTTAACTGTTGatcttaattttatatatatatatatataaagatcttaattatatatattatatatatattttataattaacagttaaaaattattaaaatattgatatatCCGTACACTTGAAAATTTTCTATACTTATCAAGCATAGTTTTACTACTAGAAGAAGTGACGGTCAAAAAGAGAAAGAGGATACTGAATTCGATAGTCCcaaaacgtttggaccattaaatggtcctataataaaacatattttttaagttttttaataactgctaaataatctttttctaattttaattataaattaactccatctattttatttaattataaaaactattttttattttataaattattattttatcattcatctattatgtttattaagaataaaaaacaaaaataataacgaattagatcttcgaTTGATCGTAATAATTTTTTGGCAATCCTAATCGATTAAAAGTTTATCTTTTGATCCGTTACATCCCTGGAGCGTTTGTCGTGTTTCAGAGagaatcaatcgattggattaacaaaacaatcgattgaattttaggTTTTCCATAACTCAGTCGATTGGATTGAGTTTCAGATTATCACAAAACAATGGATTAAAATTGCAAGGCAGTATGGTTTTCACAAAAATCAACTGATTGGTCAtattactcaatcgattgaatgatgACTAGAatgtagattttttttataattcaatcgattgtttatattacccaatcgattgaaagtttCAAAGCAACTTGAGGTCTCATAATTCAATTAATTGGTTGTGTTGtccaatcgattgaagtttgTACGTGACTAATGGTATAttccaattcaatcgattggaatgtGACGTAAATAAGTTTTTTTCTGCATTCAATCAATTGGTAagataatccaatcgattgaattttgaattgCGCTATATATTAAACCTGGTAACCATGCATATTCAGACTCTCTCCCTGTTTTAAAACATAACATCACCATTTATGCACCTTTCTTCTTTCTCTAAATTCAAAaagcttctctcttcttcttctccaatctcacCGACATCCACTCCAAACTACATACATATTATTAATCCTCATCCAAATCCTTACAAAATCCACCAAACCAATATCCCCAAAATGGCCAAAACTAATAACGCCAAAAGAGCTAGGGTTGATGGTGAAAGTTCTGCATCTGCCAGACTAGTTGCTTCATCCCATTACATGGCAAGGTGGATGCCGTCTCCAAGGGCATTGAACAACTATGTGAAGAAGTTCGAGTCAAGGGCAATTGTTCCTCCCAGATACATAACAACCGAGTTCATTCATGATAGACATTATAATTTGGTCTGGAATGCTTTGCAAACACAGCATTTGACTGATTTTGTACAAACTAAGGATGACTATTATCCGCACTTGGTTAGAGCTGTTTATAGTACTTTAAATTATGTTGTTCCTGAAACTGATGAAGAGGACGAGGAAGTAATGCCGctgattgagtttgatttagggtCACGGCATTATAGAGTTACTTTGAAATAATTAGTTGAACAATGGAATTTAGTTTATCATGGGACAAAATTTGCTGAAGGTATTGTGGCAGATGAGGAATGGGGTGAATATAATAGATTGGTTGGTTTGTAGAGTTTGCAGTATGAGAATCCACATATGAATGCTAGAGGTAATATAAGTTGCAGTGGTTTGGATAATGAGTAGAGTATATTGATGTATTTGTTTTTATACATGTTGATTCCAAGAAAACATAATCATGGAATCTTGTTTAACGAATATATTCTAATGCCTTGGGCTACGGTGACTGGAAAGGAGATAAACTAGCCTTATTCTATAGTTCATCATATGCttgaaatgaagaaagaaaaattaagtgTTGGT includes:
- the LOC112712083 gene encoding uncharacterized protein; the encoded protein is MSLLNQLFNRGVFATRCKTCLTLSISRIKMLQNKRDAQLKQMRKEISQFLQAGQEAIARIRVEHIIREQNIWEAYEILELFCEFVLARVPIIESQKECPPELREAIASLIFAAPRCSDVPDLLHVKNLFTSKYGKEFVSAVSELRPDSGVNRMIIEKLSVSAPPGEVKLKVLRDIAKEYNITWDSSKTEAEFRKNHEDLLGGAKHVDIGSAVSHTPRKKGTSNSSSSNTEYSIKSMRNKQEQKHLEAPRPSTNDYWMNTNEIEQSLNYTKAPTTDAKRETRLQSSDVLEKAQAAIAYAERASTAARAAAALVNNDFGSLKLDGKSS